A window of the bacterium genome harbors these coding sequences:
- a CDS encoding formate--tetrahydrofolate ligase, with amino-acid sequence MTTQTPSALEIARSARLKPIGEIAEMMGLRPEWLEPYGQYAAKIKLEAIERLSDRPRAKYVVVTGITPTPLGEGKTTTTIGLGQAFAQIGRRATIALRQASMGPTFGIKGGAAGGGYSQVVPFETVNLHLTGDFHAVTAAHNLLAAMLDNHLFHGNALGIDPANITWRRVLDVNDRTLRNIVVGLGAKEDGIPRQTGFDITAASEVMAILALATSLRDLRRRLGQTVVAYTRGGEPVTAEQLTAAGAMTVIMREAIKPNLLQTLEQTPVLVHAGPFGNIAHGNSSIIADLIGVRCGDFLITEAGFGADIGAEKFFNIKCRTSGLHPDAAVIVATVRSLKAHSGRYRIVPGRPLPPDLLKENPDDVHVGGANLRKQIENVRLHGVRPVVAINAFPADFPTEHAVIREIAEVAGATVAVCTHFADGGRGAVALAERVLEATRTPSEFQLLYPDEMPLRTKIETIATKIYGAAAVSFSPLATRQLDSYERNGFGRLPICVAKTHLSLSADPALKGAPTGWTLPVREVRASVGAGFIYPICGDMRTMPGLASHPAAERMDVDEHGNVVGLE; translated from the coding sequence TGACCACACAGACGCCTTCGGCTCTCGAGATCGCACGCAGCGCTCGGCTCAAGCCCATCGGTGAGATCGCAGAGATGATGGGGCTCCGCCCGGAGTGGCTGGAGCCCTACGGACAGTACGCGGCCAAGATCAAGCTCGAGGCGATCGAACGCCTCTCCGACCGCCCGCGGGCGAAGTACGTGGTGGTGACGGGCATCACCCCGACCCCGCTCGGCGAGGGGAAGACGACGACCACGATCGGGCTCGGGCAGGCCTTCGCCCAGATCGGCAGACGCGCGACCATCGCGTTGCGACAAGCGTCGATGGGCCCGACGTTTGGCATCAAGGGCGGGGCCGCAGGCGGCGGGTACAGCCAGGTGGTGCCGTTCGAGACCGTCAACCTCCACCTGACGGGCGATTTCCACGCCGTCACAGCGGCGCACAATTTGCTTGCGGCGATGCTCGACAACCATCTGTTCCACGGCAATGCGCTCGGCATCGACCCCGCCAACATCACGTGGCGGCGCGTGCTCGACGTGAACGACCGGACGCTCCGCAACATCGTCGTCGGCCTCGGCGCCAAGGAGGATGGCATCCCCCGGCAGACCGGGTTCGACATCACCGCGGCGTCCGAGGTCATGGCGATCCTGGCCCTGGCGACGTCGCTGCGGGACCTGCGGCGGCGCCTGGGCCAGACGGTGGTCGCATACACCCGGGGCGGCGAGCCGGTGACAGCGGAGCAACTGACGGCGGCGGGCGCGATGACGGTCATCATGCGGGAGGCGATCAAGCCAAACCTGCTGCAAACGCTCGAGCAGACACCGGTGCTGGTGCACGCCGGGCCCTTCGGCAACATCGCCCACGGCAACTCGTCCATCATCGCGGACCTGATCGGCGTGCGATGCGGCGACTTCCTCATCACCGAGGCGGGGTTCGGGGCCGATATCGGGGCGGAGAAGTTCTTCAACATCAAGTGCCGCACCTCTGGGCTGCATCCCGACGCGGCGGTGATCGTGGCGACGGTGCGGTCGCTGAAGGCGCATTCCGGCCGCTACCGCATCGTGCCAGGCCGCCCCCTACCGCCCGATCTGCTCAAGGAGAACCCTGACGACGTCCACGTCGGCGGCGCCAATCTGCGGAAGCAGATCGAGAATGTGCGGCTCCACGGTGTCCGGCCGGTCGTCGCGATCAATGCTTTTCCGGCGGACTTCCCGACGGAACACGCGGTCATCCGCGAGATCGCCGAGGTCGCGGGGGCGACCGTCGCGGTGTGCACCCACTTCGCAGACGGCGGCCGGGGTGCGGTGGCGCTCGCCGAGCGGGTCCTCGAGGCGACGCGGACGCCGAGCGAGTTCCAGCTGCTCTACCCGGACGAGATGCCGCTGCGCACGAAGATCGAGACGATCGCGACCAAGATCTACGGCGCCGCGGCCGTGTCGTTTTCGCCGCTCGCGACCCGCCAACTCGACAGCTACGAGCGCAACGGCTTCGGGCGGCTGCCCATCTGCGTCGCGAAGACCCACCTCTCGCTTTCGGCGGACCCGGCGCTCAAGGGCGCACCCACCGGCTGGACGCTGCCGGTCCGCGAGGTGCGCGCGTCGGTGGGCGCCGGCTTCATCTACCCGATCTGCGGCGACATGCGTACGATGCCCGGCCTCGCGTCCCATCCCGCGGCCGAGCGCATGGACGTCGACGAACACGGCAACGTCGTGGGCCTGGAGTAA
- a CDS encoding amidohydrolase family protein, translated as MTTRLILFRNATIVDGTSPDRRERHHVLVEGGTIREVSDRPITAASADVLDLRGRTLMPGLIDCHVHVIASLVNLSVVLSESLMTLRALPILRGMLERGFTTVRDAGGADYGLAQAIEQGFAVGPRLFVPGKALSQTGGHGDSRSRFDDAPVHPRGRPGGLNRIADGVEAVRLAAREELRAGAHQVKVMASGGVASPTDPIANTQYSRGELTAVVEEAEAAQTYVMAHAYTAKAMRRAVECGIRTIEHGNLVDDATAKLMAERGAYAVPTLVTYEALADEGASLGLPPDSVAKIADVRESGLRSLEIFRRAGVKMAYGTDLLGEMHRHQSSEFTIRSRVLSPFEVLRSATTVAAEVLRMEGRLGIVAPGAIADLLVVDGDPLSDLRVLLDQGAHLQMIMKTGTFYKNQLAS; from the coding sequence GTGACCACACGGTTGATCCTGTTCCGCAACGCTACGATCGTCGACGGGACGAGCCCGGATCGGCGTGAACGTCATCACGTTCTCGTCGAGGGCGGCACGATTCGGGAAGTGTCCGACCGTCCCATCACCGCCGCGTCCGCCGACGTGCTGGATCTGCGGGGCCGGACACTGATGCCCGGGCTGATCGACTGTCACGTCCACGTGATCGCATCGCTCGTGAACCTCAGTGTCGTGCTGTCCGAATCACTGATGACGCTCCGTGCGCTTCCGATCCTGCGCGGCATGCTCGAGCGCGGGTTCACGACCGTGCGGGATGCCGGCGGGGCCGACTATGGCCTGGCCCAGGCAATCGAGCAGGGGTTCGCCGTGGGACCGCGGCTGTTTGTGCCTGGGAAGGCGCTCAGCCAGACGGGGGGGCACGGGGATTCCCGAAGTCGGTTCGACGACGCTCCGGTGCACCCGCGCGGCCGGCCCGGAGGGCTCAACCGAATCGCCGACGGCGTGGAGGCCGTACGCTTGGCGGCGCGCGAAGAGTTGCGCGCCGGGGCGCACCAGGTGAAGGTGATGGCGTCCGGCGGGGTGGCGTCCCCGACCGACCCGATCGCGAACACGCAGTATTCTCGCGGCGAGCTCACCGCGGTCGTCGAGGAGGCGGAGGCCGCCCAGACATACGTGATGGCGCACGCGTACACCGCCAAGGCAATGCGCCGGGCCGTCGAGTGCGGGATCCGCACGATCGAGCATGGCAACCTCGTGGACGACGCGACGGCGAAGCTGATGGCCGAGCGGGGCGCGTACGCCGTGCCGACGCTCGTCACGTACGAGGCGCTGGCCGACGAGGGCGCGTCGCTCGGGCTCCCGCCCGACAGTGTGGCCAAAATCGCGGACGTCCGCGAATCGGGGCTTCGCTCGCTCGAGATCTTCCGCCGCGCGGGCGTCAAGATGGCGTATGGGACCGATCTGCTTGGCGAAATGCACCGGCACCAATCCTCTGAGTTCACGATCCGAAGCCGGGTGCTGTCTCCGTTCGAGGTGCTCAGGAGCGCGACGACGGTCGCGGCCGAAGTACTGCGCATGGAAGGGCGCCTCGGGATCGTGGCGCCCGGCGCGATCGCGGATCTGCTCGTCGTGGATGGGGATCCACTATCGGACCTCCGCGTGCTCCTCGACCAAGGCGCCCATCTTCAGATGATCATGAAGACCGGAACGTTCTACAAGAATCAGCTGGCGTCGTAG
- a CDS encoding NAD(P)-dependent oxidoreductase: MAKRRVVLTGACGYIAQRMFAEISARWDVLPIDVRSTSRHDTPVPGVVLANLTDPNRDAYRQHFRGVDAVIHCAFVRPSEPAGWNDNTEGKFWAEHQNLALAYNVYRTALEEGVRRVVVASSNHATDYYERLVWADKLDMITPDMPPRSDNWYGWSKASYELLGFVFAAGHVGGRALEVVQWRIGGPRDDDVLHVRPGDIKRMHRALGAYLSRRDQVQQVIRMVEAENIADANGVPFLIVYGISGNTHRFWSLANARAALGYRPEDDSQVQFADTIAAIVRGVDE, translated from the coding sequence ATGGCGAAGCGCCGCGTCGTCTTGACCGGAGCGTGCGGATACATCGCCCAGCGCATGTTCGCCGAGATCAGCGCGCGATGGGATGTCCTCCCGATCGACGTGCGCAGCACGAGCCGTCACGACACACCCGTGCCGGGGGTGGTCCTCGCGAATCTGACCGACCCAAACCGCGACGCGTACCGCCAGCACTTCCGCGGCGTGGACGCCGTGATCCACTGCGCGTTCGTGCGGCCCTCGGAGCCCGCCGGCTGGAACGACAACACCGAGGGAAAGTTTTGGGCCGAGCATCAAAACCTGGCCCTCGCATACAACGTCTACCGGACGGCGCTCGAGGAGGGCGTCCGCCGCGTGGTCGTCGCGAGCTCAAACCACGCGACCGATTACTACGAGCGCTTGGTCTGGGCGGACAAGCTGGACATGATCACGCCCGACATGCCGCCGCGATCGGATAACTGGTACGGCTGGTCCAAAGCGTCGTACGAACTGCTGGGTTTCGTCTTTGCCGCAGGGCATGTGGGAGGACGCGCGCTGGAGGTCGTGCAGTGGCGGATCGGCGGACCTCGGGACGACGACGTGCTGCACGTCCGACCGGGAGACATCAAAAGGATGCACCGTGCCCTGGGAGCGTACTTGTCCCGCCGCGACCAAGTGCAGCAGGTGATTCGGATGGTCGAGGCCGAGAACATCGCGGATGCGAACGGCGTCCCGTTCCTGATCGTCTACGGCATCAGCGGCAACACCCACCGATTCTGGAGCCTCGCCAACGCCCGCGCCGCGCTCGGGTACCGACCCGAGGACGACAGCCAGGTCCAGTTCGCCGACACGATTGCCGCGATCGTCCGCGGCGTCGACGAGTAA